Part of the Lates calcarifer isolate ASB-BC8 unplaced genomic scaffold, TLL_Latcal_v3 _unitig_569_quiver_1780, whole genome shotgun sequence genome is shown below.
TAGTCACACAGAACAGTGGAAGAAAATAGACACGTCAATACAATGGCTAGGGATGTAACCACTGTTTCCAACCACTTTACAACCAGACAAATGATGATAGCAATATCTGGAAGCCTGATCTTCAGAATCCTAATGATCAATAAAATTTTTCAAACCTACTGTAATACTGTTGATACCaatattttggtctttttttttttgtttctgtttataaACAACAATCAGTGGGCTTTCAAAGCACTTCATTTTCACAGTCATGTCTGAAGCTCGAATGTCACATACTTCAATCAATGTTTCCTTCAGTTACATTGCACATGAGAGAACCCATAGATAACTGCATCTTCAAAGGACAATAGCTCCATGATTTTGTCTCTGTTGGTGTTTTGAGACTCAGTAAATGAGAGGATCTTTTTGAATTTGggtgcaatatatatatataatctgaATAATGTATTCAGAGAAAATAAGTTTAATCAGGTGTGAGGTTAACTTACATCATAAAAAGTCACAAAGGCCATGAACAGCATTTGAAGAGTAAGTGCTTTGTACTTTAATTAAACcctggaaaaaataaaataagtcatTGTATCTAAGTCTTGTTACACATCAAAGTTGTAAAAGATTTCATATTCACATAAATGTAAGTGCTATCAGCCCTTCTTTCTcaataacatatttttttaatcaatattaaCACACTTTGTCTGACAGTATTTCTATATTGTATGAATGAAAGTGATTTATTCTGTCTAATGAAATTAAGTGCAATTTTTATGACTTGATGCCTCGACCCATgatagctttctttgtgtttctctctggtctcagcaggATTATGTAACATTTGGGTCCAAACAGCGCCACCAAGAGGCCAAAactggaggccaggatggcaaaTGCTtccactgcatctgcatatttgcctGGTGAGCTGATATAAGCAGGGACAAATGCCACCCACACTGCACAGAAGATCAACATGCTGAAAGTTATGAGTTTGGCCTCATTAAAACTGTCTGGAAGATTCCTCGCTAGAAATGCTAACAGGAAACTCAGGATAGCCAGTAAACCAATATAGCCAagtaacactgcaaaaccaaCTGTGGACCCAactacacactcataaactatcTTATCATTGTggtattcagtgtttttatgaggaGCTGGTGATGAAGAGACAATCCAAGCAGTGCAGATTACTGCTTGAATGCAAGTAAGAGCAAaaactgtccctctctgctgcacagcaccaaaccacttcagactggcttcacctcctggcttggaggccttgaacacagccagaaccaccatggttttcaccaggatacatgacacacaaagcacaaagctgatcccaaatgctgcatgtctcagTTGGCATGTCCATGGTCTGGGACGACCGATAAACAGCAATGAACATAGGAAACAAAGCTTAAGTGACAACAACAGCTGGAAACTAAGTTCTGAATTGTTAGCGCGAACTATAGGTGTTTGGCGATGATAAATAAAGATCCCCAGgacaacagcacagataaatgttCCCAGCAGTGAGGTGGCTGTCAAACAGATACCCAGAGACTCATGGAAGGAGAGGAACTCTGATGTCTTAGGAACACAGTAGTCACGCTGAGGACTGGGCCAGAAATCCTCTGGACAGCTGGTGCACTCCATGGAATCtaggaaaataatgttttaaacaaaataaagtgttacaCTACATCAACCCTATATCATAGAAATTCTGTTTATaaacaactaaactgcaacagcaaattcTAAAGTTATGTAATGTTAACTGGattatgttttaatattaaaatgacTAAGAAATTTTGTTAATTCACTAAACTGACAAGTTGTaaatatgttgatactgaacacatgagtaaaatattttgtttacctccaaaatatctgatcttgtGAAAATATCCATTCTCTAGTGACTATAGCATGATTAAACTTTTTCATGAatatgtttaggcactcacaggaattggttaaggttagagaaagattTTTGTCTGGTTCAGACACaacatttgttaacattttacagacacGATGGGGGGACAGTTGTGAGCTTTGTTTGCTTAACATCCACCACATTAATAAATGCagctcttcattcattcattccaaaaaaacaaccaaccaaacaTACAAAAAATTATAATGACTATGGTTGCTGTGACACTTTCAATAATTCAATGCTGTGGCTGACTGGTGTGAACATATTATATCCCCAAACGGCAGTGTTTACAATGAACACTCACCAGTCTTATTGCTGATCTTTCCCTCAGAACAAGggatgcagtcaaaacaacactcaggttCCCCCTTCTTCCTGGCCACGCgggtacctggaggacagctctcactgcacactgactgcAATGgctaaaaaaagacaaatagaTATTTTCTACTCCTTGACACTCTTATAGTGACAAATGCATGGGCCAGAGGATAGGAGTCAGAAATAACCTCTTTGGTTTCAAAGCTCCAGAAGATTTTATCTTCATCAAGTGTGAGTTCTTCACCTTTGAAGGCTGACTTCTTAACCTCACCCACATTCTGAACTTTAGTTCTTCCATCAGGAAGCCACTGCCAGTTCATGATATCATAGATTGGTAAGACATCACCATTCTTATCGAACAACATTTGATCACCAAATGATGTagtgaagttgaccttttcCAAGTAATACACAAGCTATGAGAATGGGAATAAAGGATAGAGGGAAAACCAAAGAGgatagatgaaaaaaaatctattcttAATGACCATGGCATTAAGAATAGATGGCATGACATAGCAGGACCAGCTAGCAGTAGATAAAATTGTTTCAGCTATCTGTAATGCATATTACAGTTGGTCATCACATAGCTTATATATACACTAAATGGTATTCCAAGAGACATGCTCAAACACAGGTTGTAGTAACATGAACAGATGGAGTGTAAACTGATATCACACCTGCCATGGCTCCAGTCTTTGTAAATTACCACAGCTGTGCCCactgaaaggccctctccctggctcacactgcagcatgtcaTCAAGGGCATATGCCAGAGCATACACAGCCTTGTACACATTATACTCTGGCCTGAGGTTTGAAACATCCAAGAACTCAGTCTCCACACTCTCTAGATCTTCCTGTCCAGTGCATAATGCTCCCCCAGCTTCCACCCAACCTGCTGGAGTTGGTGCAAATCTACATTGAAATGTGTGTTCCCAAAATTGATTTAcctgaaaaatattcaaaactgTGTGATACAAACAATGACAATATATCAGCTTTGTG
Proteins encoded:
- the LOC108875556 gene encoding extracellular calcium-sensing receptor-like, producing the protein MHKVGDVVLGGLFHIHFFSTHPDLSFTSEPQQSTCYGFDVIGFRLAQTMAFTIDEINRNSNLLPNVTLGYSLYDNCVQLGVAFRAALSLASGQEEQVILHQSCEGSTPVLGIVGDSSSTRSIAISTVLGLYRVPMVSYFSTCSCLSDRQKFPSFFRTIPSDAFQVRAVIQILKYFGWTWTGLLISDNDYGLHVARSFQSDLGPSSGGCLAYTEILPRGDNPVEIQRIVDVMKKSTARVVIVFANQRHVIKLMEEVVRQNVTGLQWIASEAWTAFAVLQTPRLMPYLGGTLGIAVRRGEIPGLRDFLLQIRPDLHHNNSYGNNVVNQFWEHTFQCRFAPTPAGWVEAGGALCTGQEDLESVETEFLDVSNLRPEYNVYKAVYALAYALDDMLQCEPGRGPFSGHSCGNLQRLEPWQLVYYLEKVNFTTSFGDQMLFDKNGDVLPIYDIMNWQWLPDGRTKVQNVGEVKKSAFKGEELTLDEDKIFWSFETKEPLQSVCSESCPPGTRVARKKGEPECCFDCIPCSEGKISNKTDSMECTSCPEDFWPSPQRDYCVPKTSEFLSFHESLGICLTATSLLGTFICAVVLGIFIYHRQTPIVRANNSELSFQLLLSLKLCFLCSLLFIGRPRPWTCQLRHAAFGISFVLCVSCILVKTMVVLAVFKASKPGGEASLKWFGAVQQRGTVFALTCIQAVICTAWIVSSSPAPHKNTEYHNDKIVYECVVGSTVGFAVLLGYIGLLAILSFLLAFLARNLPDSFNEAKLITFSMLIFCAVWVAFVPAYISSPGKYADAVEAFAILASSFGLLVALFGPKCYIILLRPERNTKKAIMGRGIKS